AAGACTGTTTTCCGATACCCTTCTGGCGATTGCATTCACCAGAATAAGCAGGATCAGATTAATGACGGAGTTGAATAACCCTACAGCTGCTGAAAAGCTAAAGTTTGCTCCTAGTAAACCAACTTTGTATACATACGTTGAAATGACTTCTGAAGATGAAATATTAAGTGAATTCTGCATGAGAAAGATCTTTTCAAAGCCAACACCCATGACACTGCCGAGACTCAAAATCAACAGAATGACAGAAATCGGGATTAAATGAGGCAGGTCAATGTAGAGAATTTTTTTGATTCTCGAGGCGCCGTCCATTCGAGCTGCCTCATAAAGCTCTGAATCAACACCGGCTAAAGCAGCGATGTAAATAATCGAAGAATACCCCATCCCCTGCCAAACACCTGACCAGACATAGATGGACTTAAAGTATTCCGGAATGCCCATAAAATTAGTCGATGGTATACCAAGCCATGTCGTCAAACGATCAACGACGCCTACATGGGGCGATAGCATCAGAATGATGATGGATACCATAATGACGGTTGAAATAAAATGAGGGGCATACGTAACCATCTGCACGGTCTTTTTGAACATCCCTGTTCTCACTTCGTTCAATGCCAACGCGAGAATAATCGGAATGGGGAACCCTGCTACTAGGGAATAAAAGCTAATGCCTATCGTGTTTTCAATCAGCAGCCAAAAGTTCGGCGATTCAAAAAAGCTGATGAAATGCTTAAACCCTACCCATTCACTCCCCCATATGCCATTAATCACCGAAAAGTCCTTGAATGCAATCTGCACACCAACCATTGGAATGTACTTAAAAATGAGCAAGTACAAAACTGGAGGCAAGAGCAGCAAATACAATTCCCAATGTCTGGACAGGCTTCTTGATGCCAGTTTGTATTCCTTTTTCAACTTCGCCTTGACGCGTCCTGAAACGGTTGGTCTGGCAGAATGAACTGTGCTTGTTTTTAATCCAGACAACAATAATGCCCCCTTTCGCTTTCGTTCATTGAGATGACCATCCTTCAAACATCGCTTTGTCCTGCTCTAAGGGGTTCGACACTAGCAAGCGTGAATAAGA
This genomic interval from Aureibacillus halotolerans contains the following:
- a CDS encoding ABC transporter permease, which produces MKKEYKLASRSLSRHWELYLLLLPPVLYLLIFKYIPMVGVQIAFKDFSVINGIWGSEWVGFKHFISFFESPNFWLLIENTIGISFYSLVAGFPIPIILALALNEVRTGMFKKTVQMVTYAPHFISTVIMVSIIILMLSPHVGVVDRLTTWLGIPSTNFMGIPEYFKSIYVWSGVWQGMGYSSIIYIAALAGVDSELYEAARMDGASRIKKILYIDLPHLIPISVILLILSLGSVMGVGFEKIFLMQNSLNISSSEVISTYVYKVGLLGANFSFSAAVGLFNSVINLILLILVNAIARRVSENSLW